In Labrus bergylta chromosome 5, fLabBer1.1, whole genome shotgun sequence, the genomic window TCTGACTCAAAGCTGAGATaacatttaagactttaattgcTGCTCCATGTTTCATTTGGAGTTGACAGGTGTTTGATCGACAGGTGTTTTTCATGTCTTCATTGTGTGACTGACAGGTGAGCCTGCTGATTTCTACACCCAGACCGCCCCCCGACCCTGGGAGATCCAGGCCACGGCCCCAAGCCTCTTCACCAATCACACAGAGGAGATCCGCGTGCCCTACACCTCCTCCATCAAGGTGATTGGTTATCAGAAGCTGTCAAACGAAGACGTCTTTGGTTACCTGCATcttaaattacatttacattgaTTCTGATCAGGGGTATAACTGTAGACCTTGACTATGTTAAAGTGTGATATTTTGCtgacaaccaatcagagagcagtaTTAATTGTCTCCAGGATTCATTTGGTTAAATCTGAATATTCCCGTAGTCTTTGAGCTATTTGGAGAGGCCCTAGTGATAGGTTCAGGTGTCTGTAAGGACTTCGGGTAGTCCTTGAGGAGGTCAAGGTGTTGACTGGGGAGGTTGTTAGTATTTGGATATTTCCCAAAGGTCTTTGAGAACTGTCCAGctttgaaacatgtttaaacGGTCTATGGTGACTTTCACTGGTCTTAGAGGGTTTCCAGTACTTTTTAGTTAgccattcaaatttaaaagggTCCTTTTAATGGTTTTTTCCGTAGTCCTGACAAAGATTCAAATGATTTTTGAGGAGGCTCCAGATCTAAAGTAAGATGTAGACATTGTGTGAATCTTTTAGTTGATAACCAATGGGGGGAAAGGATTCACTTTCAAAGTCCTCGAGCCCTTAATAGAGGTCCCAAAGAAAGTCCTAAAAGTCTTGAATTAAAATTGAGTGGTCCTTGAACAGCTCGAAGGGTTCACTGAGGTGGTTGTTCAGGCATTTGAAGACATCCAGTAGGTCTTGAGGACTGTTTTAGGTCCtgaaacagtttaaaatgttgtgcaATCAGCATCCACATTTTCTTGAAGACGCCCAATGGTCATCGAGTGGTTCCAGTgaccttaaaaatgtttttaagggTCCTGTAATGGTTTCAGTTGTCCTTGAGAGGGTTCCAATGGTTGTTAAGATTTTCAAGAAGTGCTTGAAGGTGTCATTTTGCAATTGGAAGAGTTAGCCTACTGGAACCACCATTTATCATGCTTTCACTGAGGAGTCCCAGAAACTCTTGGAAGATGTTTAGAGGAGACCAAAGAGGGTTCAAGGGTCCTTTTTAAGGGATACCACATTCAAACATTCACTTAAGGGGTTTCAAAAGGGCTTGAAGTTGTTCCTGGACTCCTTGAGTTGTGCTGTGATCTTTGAGGATTTAGGGTTTACCCTTTGAAAATGCTCAAATGGTGATTGATTAGTTTTCAGATGTTATTGAAGACTCAAGAAGTTCTTAAATATGTACCAGACCGTCTCAAAAGGTGTCCTGAAAAGACCCCTCGAGATATTTATAGTTCTTTGAAGAGGTTTGATGGGATCTTCCAGAGCTGCAGTCAAAATCACCACTGAGAACGTACAATGTTTGATTTACAAGGGTCCTTAAGAACGTTCCAAAGATACCTGGATAGAGTCTTTGAATGGTTTGCATCCAAATATCATTCAGGTTGAGCTACAAGTCTATGAAATATTGTAAATGTTTGAAGGTTTTTGTTAAAGTTCCTGGAGTCTTGGAAAATGTTCTAATGGCCGCTCAGTGGGGCCAAAAAGATTCAGGATTAACATTGAGGTGTCTTTGATGGTCGAGGAACGTCTTGAGATATCATTGCAgacatttttaatgtattttcaaGGCTCTATAACCTCCATGTTCGGTGAGTTTCAGATCTCAAATAGGGAATTTTGACTTGGACAGATGTTTAACAGATGTTGGTAGAAGTTTATCCGCCTTGTGTTATTTCCCTGCTAACATAACGTGTAGCATAGTTACTGTTACTATGGTTACCTTCAGGTTCATTAGAGTGTTGACcctaacttttaacagatggctgacagccaatcagagagcggGATTCTGATGTGGAGCATTCCATCAGCTTGTATCTGTAAAgatatttttaactttgtgtgtgtgcgtgtgtgtgtgtgtgtgtgtgtgtgtgtgtgtgtgtgtgtgtgtgtgtgtgtgtgtgtgtgtgtgtgtgtgtgtgtgtgtgtgtgtgtgtgtgtgtgtgtgtgtgtgtgtgtgtgtgtgtgtgtgtgtgtgtgtgtgtgtgtgtgtgtgtgtgtgtgtgtgtgtgtgtgtgtgtgtgtgtgtgtgtgtgtgtgtgtgtgtgtgtgtgtgtgtgtgtgtgtgtgtgtgtgtgtgtgtgtgtgtgtgtgtgtttgtgtgtgtgtgtgtgtgtgtttgcaggagtGCCACACCTGCCATGCCTCAGGGACGATGCAGTGTGTAGAGTGCCATGGAAATGGCTATGTAAGTGAAGCTGTCAATCTGTAAATTATGAATCAGTACTAACAAATTAAATAGAAATGTTCTGATTAATAGCAAGACAGCTAAATTACATTAAAGGCAGgtgaaatgtgtttgatgttaaATTAATAGTTGAGGATGTATTAAGTTATCTTACTGCACTGAACATTAAAGGCAGTATAAGACCATGTGTGTGCTCTCTCTGTAGAAACCGTGCTGGGCGTGTGACGGCTCTGGGACAAAGAGCGGCGTAAACTGCTCCAGCTGTGATTCTACAGGCAAAGACAGGTACTGCAGGGTGGACAGGGTGTCCTgtaactctgaaaaaaaaagtattctccAACCACGAGTGTCATTCCACTCTGAGACTTTTCTTACATTTAAGGATATCTAAACTGAAAACGACAAATCAGGCTTTCTCTTGAGGCCCGTTCAGACTTGTACATTAACGATCGTCAATGCACACATGTGGAATTCCTGTTATTTaggtgtgttagtgtgagttaaaaatgtgatgtattatatGAAAAGTGTTCAGCTGGATGAGGAAGTGGAACATGTAAAACACTGTGACCCTTTAATTTACATTGCCATGTCAGCAATGTCACTCCTCTTAGATCAAATCTCTGAAGAATGTGAGTCATGTGTGTCACATGTCTGAacgtgtatgtgtttgtgttgtgtctttagCTGTACAGAATGCAATTCACGGGGATCGAAGGACTGTGAAACCTGTGAAGGAAAACGACAACTGCTGACCTACATCCAGCTCAAAGTTGAGTGGTGAGTAATGGCACTACAACTTTTCCAAGAAACCTTGGACTGTCAACTTGAGACCTGGAGGAGAGTGGGTTCTGATATTTTCCCTAGAGTCCCTTGATATTCCAGTAGTCCTTGAAGATGTCCAATAGTGGTCCTCGAGCAGCTTTCAATGTCCTTGAAGGTATCCAACTGATCCTACATCTGACTCTAATGTAGTTTAGTGTTAATTGACCTAGCTGAGAGGTGCTGCTCTCTAGTGGCTAAAAGATAAACTGCATCCTGttaatttgaaataataaaatataaaccaTACAGAGTGAAGAggataaaaaagatgaaatgtttgtttgttattcactctgggtgtgtgtatatatatatatatatatatatatatgtttatgtttgtttttgtgtttaggACTGATAATGTGGAGGACCACGTGGTGCAGCAGAACTCGGGTATTAATGTTGATGACCTTCGCTCGGTGACCGGGAAGGAGCTGTTCAAGAACAACCAATACCtggtacacacaaatacacacacacagaaatattaCAAAAGTAccgttttaaaataaacactgtcAGAGTTTTCCCCTGAAATAAATCGGTGACGTAATCAATAGATGACCAGTTCAATAAATGTAATTCTTAAATACATGAACTGTGCTGCGTGATGAAGCTGCGCTTCTTCACCCTGACTCTGAACAAGTTTAATTTTACATACTCCACCGACGCCTGTGAGCTAGCTCAGTTGaacaactcgagctgcactgatttcccGATCAACGTGCATTATTGTCCGCAATCCCCTCACAACACGTCCTTCCAATTAGAGGTCTATTTAAACTGCAAGATTTCCAGTCTATGTTCTTTCATCACCAGCTCTAAACTGTAGCTGTACTTCACTCTTGTTaagccccaccaccacctcagCATCCACCTGCAGGCTCCGACTGCATGGTTTAAGATctcatcccatcactcctcaaatcTCTGCATGTAGattaaaactgtgaggagtgatgaggtcggAGCCAAGGTGACGCAACcaaactatgttctgctgctgctgaaatgaatatttcaaacaaatgCAGACGTGAATTGTCTGTCTGAACTTCTGATCATGATTttgcaatatttatttcagGTTTTAATTAAGTACCCGAGTAAGATTAACTTGAATTTTGAACATCTCTAACAATGTatacaattaaattaaataaatcacaaaaaaagcaaGATGCAGGACGGTGTGTTTGAACTTTAAAAGTTAGAAATAGTCCTTCGGGTGGTGCTGGAGAAAAAGGTAATTTAAAGGAGGTTGTTCATGTGAGATGATTGTTTTTAATGCCATTACTACTGTAAGTGAcagactgtctctctctgtttgtctcctctCAGCTCTACCCTCTGCTCGGGTTTCCAAACCCAGCCATAGCCGAGGCGTCTGAGCGTCTGATCAAAGACCACCAGAGTAAATACGCCCAGACCTCCAGGATCCTGCAGCAGGTAGGTCAGCACACAGATACACGAGGATGGAAAGACTTACTCAGGTCACCtgcgacattcagattgaacgctaaacgtcacaggggcgtacATATGGCGGCTTGAATTGTCAGTCTGATTAGGGCTATTGAAAATAGATGAAGTGAAATGGAATCCAAGAAGTGAGAAGAGTTTAAGTGTCGGTTGAAGCGGAGCATTTGAGGATTTTGagaattttatgttttttatttatttatacaatcATAAATCAGGTTAGCTATTTTTTTCACTCTAAAGAGAACAAGTGTGTTCCCCAAAATGTTGAAACAAATCCTTTAttgatgctctctctctctctccttctctttctccctttcattccctctctctctctctctctctctctctctctctctctctctctctctctctctctctctctccctctctctctctctccctcagagGCAGAAGGTCGAGTTGATCCCCATCACTAAGGTGAACTATAAGTGGAAAGGAGACTCCCACGTTTACTACGTCTACGGCAACGAGAACCAAGTCAGCGCAGACAATTACCCCGCTACCTGCTGCTGTGTTATCcagtagacacacacacacacacacacacacacacacacacacacacacacacacacacacacacacacacacacacacacacacacacagtatcatttactttttaaatacaatCCCTGCTCTCCTTGTTCTAATAACCAATCaaaccttgattttttttttgtttgtttttttaaagattttttttgggggcattttgtgcctttattgtagaaataggacagtggatagagttggaaatcagggagagagagagagtggggaatgacatgcgggaacgGAGcacgacctaaccgctaggccatcagcgcccctcCTAATTTCTGACTCCATGTTTTTCACCTGGTGTCCTGATGAGAGGAAAAAATGTATTCTACTTtatgtaaagaaaatgttaatCCTTGAAGCCACTAATCCTCCTGTCGACTCtaattcaagattcaagagttgtaaaaaaaaaaaaaaacttttgtttgGGGAGAGAAACTATGCTGTCGATCCATCCTCAGAGTTCATTATTATCTCTGTGTGAAACCCGCCTGACGCTTTGACCACTACCAAAGATTTCTGTCTGAAAATACCTTAACTTAACAGTTTACAGAACAGCTTGTGCCAGCATGTGCCAAATATCATCCTCAGGATTACTTGGAAACTTTATAACTCCAGTAGATCGCTCTCTGAAAAACCTCACCCGGTTCCTACCTGTGTTCTTTGACGTGTGGTTTAATGTCATGTAAGAAATCAAAACCACTTCATTGTTTACAAATCTGACCTGGGTTTTCATGATTCAGGAACAGAAGGCGATACGTTTTAGTTTTCCAACAGGTCTGGTCGCATTTTACCGTATCAAAACTTCGGCTGAATCTGCTTTTCTTCGCTAAATATTTGAGCTTATAGTGACACACCAGCTGTTCACTGAGCTAAAGGACCTAATGTTGCTAggaagctaacagctaacatgCTAGCACTTGTCAGTTTTAATCACTTTGAAGCCTTTTTGTACCTTTCGTGCCTTTGGAAGggaagatttggcaagttttttCATAGacgcaacccacatactcagctctgctgcttatccCACATACTCCACTCTGCTGcttatcccacaaatgcatgttccttacaaatgtggcaccatttcaaagggaaataaacaggctttccaacggtatatatttatttagatctcctttaaaaatTCTGCTATCATGCGTGAAAAAAGATCCCTAATATCTTTTGTAGTTGCAGATTCATTCATCTTAAGTGGCTGTCAATTAATGGCATAAATGTGTCTAAAACAAAGTTAATGTTTAACAAAGTTTCTGAAATTAAATCCCCAACTGGATCCACAGAGCTATTAATTATGACAACTAGTTAATCAATCCTCATATAACTATTTTGTATATTCTTAACAGTTTAGTAAATATCTTGGATTTCATCTTGAATAAAAAGTATTACCGTTATAGCCTTCATTTTTAGTGCAGGAATAAGTTATGCGTAACAgtttatttcaaacacaaacagaccctGCTTGATAATCTACCTGATGTTTGTCACATAATGATGACAGACTTACCTCAGAAAAGCAGTAAAACGGCGATAAGTAATGTCTCTTTTAAAACCAACATCGCATCATGTCTTTGTGTTAAAGCCAACACAAATTAAATTTCAaagtaattttctccagatccactttttcagattttggttgaaattgtctttaggtcctaacagaaattaaaaactcatgtgctctgaaaaaggactAAAGAAAATcagtcatctgtagcagttgttgCACACTGAACATAGaaggagcactgagggaatgccactttcaaaatcatgctagttttctgAATTtgccaaccctgcctttaatcgttcacagacatgtttggaGAGAAGAATCACATTCATTGTCTGTACGCCAAAACACAAGAGATAGTTTGTTTATGAATTTGAATAAAACTGTTGCCTGTAGTTTTGCTGATTCACTGACAGCTGACATCAACAGTTCATGTCCCTTTAAGTGTATTTGCTGTAGTACATCAGGCggcctgcagagggcgctatgtgtttgttttaagtgttgAACATGACTCCATGGACCCCTGCTCTCAGTACCCGGCATGCATTCATGTAGTTTTTAATACTTGACCACAAAATGTATTCTCTCCACTTCTGCTTTtcataaatacatgttttattatcagGTGCTGAAATGTATTAGATATCAGGTGTTTTATatctatatttttttctgttcatgtctttgtttcatatttttctttttgtcagagTTAAATTTTTGAACAATCGACTTTTACTTCTGGGCTGTCAGAGCGTTCTTAAACACACTAATGAAACATCAATTAGACAGAAATAGCTGACGTTCATCGTCTCAAGCTAACATGATGCTGGAATGGCCCTTTATCTGAACTGTAAAATCCTTATGAAGTAATCTGACTAACAAGCCTCTCTGCTACTAACCTGATGGACGTAATGATGTTATGAATCTTTAACTGTAACTCTGTGGgccaaaataagaaaatgatgCTACAGTGGATCATGAATATGTTTCTGTCAAACTGAAAATAAAGTCTGAGCCCGACCTATTCTATTTCTGCTTCATCCCTTTACGATCACACGTGTGCAAAATTTAAATATGGAGCACAAAGTGAATTAAGTTGTTGCTCTAATACAATACAGACGCAGTGTAAGGAAATGTAACGCCTTTTACTTTCAACTAATcttcttatttgttttattttgtccccTTATAACCGTTAACTTATCCTCCAGTATCTCCAAATTTGTTTGGAATTTCTCatcttgttttaatttttaaacagCGTTACAGTAGGAAGTCGTTACACTTACACATTCGAGAACTAATGACAGAGGCAGCTATGTAAAGCGATCATCAAAATTAACTTATCCCAGAATACACATTCACCAGCAGCTGACAAAAAAGCAGAAGCAACTTGGCTGTAAGTTTCCTGCCCAagggacacatcagacatgtagctgcaggaggtCGGGGATCAAGCCCCCGACCtcctggttgagagatgaccgactctaccaactgagccacagccgccccatcaCATTTTCATGCAGCAAAGAGTAATGATTACGAAAACGAGCACACAGTTAAATAGTTAACGAGCAGTaacagagctgcagttgttgcACATGTAGTTGAAACATTCACaggaatacagaaaaaaaaaactcacacagtgcacataaaaGGTTGAACATGTTATTGCACCATGTAAGTTATGCATATAATTGCACATAtgaaatatattatattttattatagattgtttttacatgttttgaaTCAGTTTTTATGGAATGTTGCTGtctatgtttttgtgtctgcaacaagtaaaaaataaaaaagtgtacATCTGACACCACAAAATTAATCTAAATTGAAGCATCAAGGACTTATAATTTATATACTTAAAGTATACATTATAATCACTAAGCAAATACATATAGATATTAGTTCAACATCATTCcatatatttttaactttactTTGAAGGGTTTGGGGTGTTTCGTTGGGGTGAACATTCAGGAAAAATGTACAGAAAGCTGAAAGCTGAGGTTCTTTTCttcctgtgtctctgttttctctcagtTGTTTATTCATTCACACTAACTATTCACCAGTCACATAAATCTTTGAGGTCTTAGCAGATCAACTCTGAAATGTTTTGTGCTCGGAGCCCATCCCAGAATGCACCTCAGCTTAGAGAACAACAGCACCACAAACATTTAGTTTGAGATGATCAACATTACAAtccactttttttgtcttctacGATTGATTCTCGTTTTCTCCTGCTGTGTGAGTCCTTCATGTTACTGCTGGAAGTGAGCCGATTACTttctctccacttcctgttttacaAACTGTCAGATATGTCCAGTGCTTTTCACATTTGTATACATCAGAAGACACTGACAACACCCTCGTATCATCACCCagagaagacaaacagaaaatgctGAAATGCTTCTGTTGGTATTTTTGAGGAAACAAACACTGAAGTAACTCGTAAAAAAATACCCTCGGTCATGTGATACTTGGCCACACACATAAACCCATACCTGGACTTAAATACCAGTCTACTTTTAGGCTACTTTAGCACATGTAACACCTCTAGACCTGTAGACCAGACTAAATTATGCTAGTTCTCTGTTTTTGCAAATATCATCTATGTAGCCATGAATTGTTGTTCCTTGTGTTATCCCCTATTATTGAAAAATGTAGAAGACACAACTGCTGACCAAGTTGATATTGACAATTGTATTTTCATGATTAAATTACCTTGAAATTATTCCAAAGATGGCCCACTTAGCTCAAAATATGACAAGAAATCAgaccaaaaaaatgaaaatgatgataaCTGCTGAAGCGAATTATGTTGAGGTGTCCTAAGACAGGTATTCACAAACTTCTCAGCTaatgccccctcccccccttaaaaaaaaaacccactgttCCTGGAGGTGTTAAAGTCTTATAACGTAGCACATAGCCATGAACACTCACTTCGACAACAGCGTCAAATCTGTACAATTATTTACAcagtaatttattgtaatttataaggCTAGAAGCAGAAAACAATTAATCTCCATGTATAGACTTTAGCACTGAGTGGATAAACCAAACTTAATTTActgacacacaggtgtgttcatctTCATGaggaaagagcagcagacacctacattgtttttttttaccaagcgCAACCTTCATAAGTGGTGCAgtagtgcaaaatcctgcagttcgtcgagtgtccactagaggctggctccaagagccccagagtcacatacacaccccattcaaaataactagtttttaaagcagatattaacatatttacagcctggttataaaaaaaacaaatcattctgaatagttattgtcctcatggacAGAACCTGTGcagggggggattttttttaaactcaactCTTTCAATTTTATAAACGAGTGATGCATATGCGACATGATTGACCGGCGGTTGTGATGtagcagtttgtcaggaggcttaaaacttGCCTCAACACCAGCTATCAGCCTGTCGttgggttgactgaaagttagactgagacaggatttcttGCATGGTGACCCACCATCGATGAACCTCCTTGCGGTGACAGTAGTGAGGTTTCGTCCATTAATATCTGGTCTCTGGTTTTTacactttcattttcattaatgACAGGGTTTGATTTGAAAATGAACAAGCATATTTTTTGACCCACACATTTTTTGAATAGCTGTCATAATCAACActgtaattcttttttttttttttttttatgatccaGAGTTGATTcatagttttgtgtgtgtgtgtttcattatgaACTACAGCCACGAGGCGCCATTTTAAACGGTGTTGGTTGTGTTTCAAAACCACACACCACACCCAAAACACCAGTGAGGCTTATCTTCCCCGGACGCACCAACCCCTGAAAACCCGCAACCGAGAAaaactccccctccccctccctccacgCGCCCCCTcgctcctcccccccccccctccccatctgGTGGGCGGGGCCTCGGCATCCTGCATCATCATGCCCTCAACTCAACTGCAGCTtcacaaagagaagagaaacccaTCCGCTCGCTGCTCCTTCATGTAAGTCCTCTTTCACTGTGTTCTTAAAGACGGAGCTTTGTGGTGCTTTACCGGGACAGCGCGTGTCTGGACCGGGTTACAACTCcacgcgcgtgtgtgtgtgtgtctgtgtctgtctgtgtgtgtgtttcaacaTGTGAGTAAAAACTTTATCAGGAAACTTCGGAAAGTTTCAACCAAACTCTATGTAGTTTTTCTTAAACG contains:
- the LOC109981783 gene encoding protein SSUH2 homolog isoform X2 translates to MMNSAVYPPPSAPPADMFGTVPGYEGTVAGGGGCLPPPMPMEPVAPPQPGPAPEDWSVPSLSEDVAHEAFKSFASSNCCWSKSPANDGVITSMEPFNTYRYRLETFTESRSTEWAHKPHEGEPADFYTQTAPRPWEIQATAPSLFTNHTEEIRVPYTSSIKECHTCHASGTMQCVECHGNGYKPCWACDGSGTKSGVNCSSCDSTGKDSCTECNSRGSKDCETCEGKRQLLTYIQLKVEWTDNVEDHVVQQNSGINVDDLRSVTGKELFKNNQYLLYPLLGFPNPAIAEASERLIKDHQSKYAQTSRILQQRQKVELIPITKVNYKWKGDSHVYYVYGNENQVSADNYPATCCCVIQ
- the LOC109981783 gene encoding protein SSUH2 homolog isoform X1 is translated as MMNSAAVYPPPSAPPADMFGTVPGYEGTVAGGGGCLPPPMPMEPVAPPQPGPAPEDWSVPSLSEDVAHEAFKSFASSNCCWSKSPANDGVITSMEPFNTYRYRLETFTESRSTEWAHKPHEGEPADFYTQTAPRPWEIQATAPSLFTNHTEEIRVPYTSSIKECHTCHASGTMQCVECHGNGYKPCWACDGSGTKSGVNCSSCDSTGKDSCTECNSRGSKDCETCEGKRQLLTYIQLKVEWTDNVEDHVVQQNSGINVDDLRSVTGKELFKNNQYLLYPLLGFPNPAIAEASERLIKDHQSKYAQTSRILQQRQKVELIPITKVNYKWKGDSHVYYVYGNENQVSADNYPATCCCVIQ